Within Topomyia yanbarensis strain Yona2022 chromosome 2, ASM3024719v1, whole genome shotgun sequence, the genomic segment agggtcgtagcgtagtatgttggaacttagctatcgatgcctcatggcgtggcagaggagtgaaagggtgagcatccaagtcagtctcacacggcatgttaagggtgagcataaaagtcagcctcacaggttggtagaggctagcacaaaagtcagcctagcaaggaatgaaaaaggtgagcacacaagtcagcctcgcatggtatgccagaagtggggcctaagaaaaatgtcccgcatgggatgccagggggagtgacaaaggtacaatagtgtggcacgattgagagtgaatcaggtgatagggtgagcacccaagtcagcctcacatggtatgggtagggcgagcacaaaagtaagcctagcaaggaatgagtaaggtgagcacacaagtcagcctcgcatggaacgtaaaaggtgagcacaaaagtcagcctcatgtgggagtgtttgagagtgaatcaaagtgcgattgagagagcacccaagtaagcatcatacaggatgtatgaacgcgtgagtgagagtgaatgagtacatttagtacagccatccccccagaagtaataccgagaggtagttcctgggaggaatgatggcggagcccaatggagtttagtcggtattaatggctggtcaccattcgagtccgacacgcccccagtgcaccccgtgcggtagattggaccctaccaatagcacgtgtactgggctaggacataaaggtcttctccattgtaaaaaaaaggcatacatacgggcttacattcatacatacatacaaactatttagcgcaagtttagagcgtgtaacgtcgtgtcatctagtctgtcatcctatggaacatcatcctaccatcgccttgaggtcaacgtcatattggcaaatttcgcattgaatccgcttctgtctcttcctaatctcctttttgtctcctaggtccgaagcggatcaatcgactattaattgaaacggtaaatatactagcagtattattagtccttactcgcgaatacttttcctccaactgtgctgtttcttctctatcttataacataactcgattatccctgttctagtcaatatacatattcattacattatggaccaggcaaacccttaatttttctattattattatcctgagtagctataccagtgaaggtattttaggatttcgttaaaaagaatctctgccaataaaggcgtaagcaatatttatccacataaagtttgctcgaaacgaatgtccgcctggttcgactcgaacagaccacgccaacccgaaagggttgcttatcatttctgagagccggtgtgcttgatcgagttaaataatcataagaacaaatcctgaataattaactatctcttaggtgccagtcctgcactcctttcctgaactagcctcatactcacgatcaaaagagtcgacaactagtaggatctccatgtcccccacccaagcgaattgatcaacttgcaagcaggagcacatatctaccaaccagccaagaagacttccgaatcaatgagaatggaccatgccagtcgaaggccacaggcccagcgccatctcgtacagtgtcattgtcatttctcagcccgccccctggcagacgttcatccgcccatctagactctgtcaagaggagaacctacaaagcctaactgttcgtatgtgctagtccgtttAGATTTTGGattgctgaaacgaaacaagaaaagcaaaataattgtgattaggatcgtagttataataaataagtaaacgatttctcctctgttgtccgttcccttgttcgtagtcctccctcctgttcctgatctatttgggccactggctttccgtttccttggccaTCACGCTCGATCGGCACATATCATGGCAGGagaacaaatgaaaagacaaaacaaaatgaaaataaatggacgtctgctatctgtgcctaaattgatgttgcttcttagttttgcacgacccaggggggacttggccttgatcccaatgctctgtcaccgatgttacgtgatattcgttatggaatattctttgtttgggggccattcataaacaatgttgtactttttttatccctgatccgctgatacgtctaaaattcatttttagtttttatctcgttgcgtgacgctcttcccctattgtcaatatccaacatcatttatgaatggtcccctggtgatgtatttagagcagacaatccaatgaaaaatagattgacaggattttagtgcgctcttggcgccttgtgtcacatcttcatgtttgttatacatattaAGAATGccaaagcatgcgatgtgatgaccggaagattagagaagcaactcctccccttTCCCCccaaaaacatgtacgaagttattgttagaaaaacttttttaccgatttattctccatcatgcaatcacattcaaaatgtttcttttctctttaggtttttggtaacaaaatttaaattttttttaaaaaatgggttttttcgccatttaaatttttatcataaatttttgtttttttgaaaaataacacaacatttttttcagtgtatatttttgacagacagaagtattcattagggtggggcaaaatgatcgttttttcagcacagcacttttttggtaccttttggggtcccaaacaactgtgcaaaatttggggtcgattggtgttgacccggcgtagcgcattgcgtttgaaatttgtatggagattagtatgggaaaacctacatttttgcattttaaattctacagactacaattctttctgtagtatgccaacaaatatatagaagtatagtccaggatatgctgaacaactttgccgaataatgtatggtgttagaatgtctctaagccaagttttagctgttcaaagttcaatacatcgaattaaatgccaaaaatcatttttattgccaacactgcggatgtaccaatgatatttcatatagaatTTCAAGTGTGTtcactgtatgaatctccataatattctctggcaattggaatattttgatacaagagcaatttttcaaaagggcgtaaacgtttctacgtgcatgtatttcacaaattttttgttcgattactgtattttatacagcaaaactctctgagaacaagttacagggaatgaatactagGGTgaggcattgttatatggaaaaacgtaatcatagccacatcaaccgagcacagtacttttttggtaccttttggggtcccaaacatggtcatattttgcggtcggccggtttctcatggaatccctcagctttaaactcgtttttctcgaaatcaatacaatgcCACTTAGTCCAGTCCAGGGTTGTTAACCCGATGGATTCAACGTTATCGTTTTAACGCGATATCGTTGAATCGATATTTTTTCCGTTAAATTCAATGACGTTGATTTTTGCGTTgatttcatcgttcatcgtcaaCGCATATCGATGAATATAACGTTAACGTTATCGGAAATTTTGCGTTGATTTCTCTTTCaatcctccggaagtcgcgaaAAAAGCTCGATGAACGGGCAGGCGCTGTTGCTCTAAGAGGATTTCGCTAACGCTAACGGATTTCAGAACgttgtgcactcagtgcactagcgcgagtaACGGGCGATTAAAAATAGTACACTCCTTCTAGGACATAATCTATCTATCTGTCTATCCatccatctatctatctatataaaagtcaatgtttgtatgtatatgatttatagactcccaaacggcttaatcgattgccgtaaaaatttatgcatagtaggcatttgttatggagcgtgtttgtgtgctcttggttggggattatctgtccgccagatggcgcttcggaacaaattgtttttcccctatttcgttgaaagtcgcagcaacgtgcgatgggtattagctagtattctATAAAACATGCAATACATACACTCCAAAAAGTTGTTACTACAACCTCATAGTGTAGTCAAGTAAAAACAGAGTTAGagagatttaaaaatttacgaatttcgcgccaactcgaacaaatgctGTAGGCACTCCTCcagatttgaataaaactttctgtacatgagaactttgtcacaaaaagccactttgcataatttgtttttccaaaaatgatctagactgtattTTGGAAAGGATcaaattgtttttaccatttttctGCAAATGGCTATTGTCTAAAagtgacaaatcctacaaaaaatgttgtaggagtgattttcacaaaattagtcaaatttttgaataaaatattgaaaaaattcttcatcaactactacactaaaaaaaatcgactttaaaaatttaaagtcgatttaaaaaaaactcatctttgatctggatgaaattttgttccaagataggtaattatgttccttaCCTCAAAAATTCAATTAGGGCACTTTGAAGATAAAaaggaatttgaaaaaaatttccttgtccaaactaattttttgcagtgtatttttatctaaaactaaaccaatgaaagtcataatcagatcagaatccaatttcccaactgctggttgcctgatacatgcaaaaggcatcagtaacgaatttggtataaattcataacaaacttgaatgaaggctggaagactggaagactgcagttcagttGTTTATctaaaaaatgataaattttatgaaacgattgacaaacttttctaaaatttatgttttgtctgatggagcagcagtacaatacaaaaataagaaaaatttgtgtagattccagttaAATTATGAATTAAGCGCAGAATGACATTTGTTTTGcaacatcccatggaaaaggaccctgtgatgttattggtggcactctcaagcgaatgtcaaaaagagccagtcttgctcgcgactatggaaatacgaTAACAACTTCCCGAGAGTTATACAACTGGGCAGTGGAATAAACGgataaaatatcacaaaattaaatttctgctacatatccactgaacagtacaacaaatgaagtaataatggaatatttgtgtAATAACATGaactcttttcaatggtatTCTTGactaataaaaatatatatttttattattcgagaatcccattgaaaataattcatgttattaaacaaatattcaatTAGTACTTCTTAGTATATACTTAGCTGACAATATCTTCttacaaactgagttttattcgattctgagatgattatgactttcattggttggTAGTTACACTGCAAAAAatcaggaaaagtttttttcaaataacttttcttccttcaaagtgcccaacttgaatttttgacggaaggtagggaacataattacctatcttggaacaaaatttcatccaagaTGGGTTTTctttaaatcgattttaaatttttaaaatcgattttttcagtggaggagtcgatgaagtattttttcaatatttttattcaaaaatttgaataattttgtgaaaatcactcctacaccattttttttgcatgatttgtaatttttagactatagccattagagtgggacatggttatatgaaaaaaaataaaatttcgctccgagttactttttgggttccatttagctcccagaacatctttttagttcgatcggtgaaactatattggGGAAAACgttttttgcaaattaattcttccaagagtcgcccgttacctcctgaaaataaataaatgtctgatttttataggaaaattgtcaaggaaaaaaagtctagaagactgcaaaacgatctgttgcttgtggaaaaagttattaagcaaaaaccgatggatgccctgaagattaatgaaaatttcacttttcaaagcatcactgctgctgacggtcgaattatatacaaaatctttaactttctcttattatgtacaaaagaagactcaattcatccctcaaaactcttgcaaagtggccaaacagtatagaaaAATGATTTAGACATATTAAGAAAagctcaaaacaaaattgcatataattggacaaccaacaacagtggtgctagaaaaaattaatattttatcaatcgtcagagcatcaattggtttcagcttaataacttttttctcaatcgtcagatcgtttcgtagttttcgagacttcaatcctttgttaaattttctacaaaagccacataacggtttatttttaggaagcaatgagcttcctggaggaattattttggggaagaaaattttcccatataaaatcccatgtaaactttaaacagtgggcgcaaaaatatagtttcagggatcgagctgaaaatttgcacagatgttctaggacccaaatggtacccaaaaagttgctcggagctggaatatattttttgtcccaccctaatagccacatgaaaaaaatattggtaaaaaaagtttgaccctttccaaaaaacagtctagatcatttttggaaaaactaaatatgcaaagtggcttttcgtgacaaagtcttcatatacagaagtttcattaaaatctgagagggtgctgccaactctgaatacgatttagcgcaaaATTCGTCAAATGCTTCAGAAACTAACCTCAGacttgtatttcaaatataattaaattatatatttttctataagcactgctgaatataaaattaaatttcttaTGAATACACTATATAATATCTCTGACGAAAAAGGTCGAAAACAGAAATCAACGCGAAAATTTACGATAACGCTAAAGTTAAATTCAACGCAGTGCGTTGACGATGAAGATGAAATCAACGCCAAATTCAACGCCGATAATGTCGCTGAATTCATCGTTATCGGCGGTAAAGTTGAATTCAACGTTAACAACCCTGGtccagtctgacttaacactGACCAAATGTTCAACGATCAGTCGTCAGGAATTTGTCATCTGAAACATGCATCGTTGGGCTTCCGAATTCCGGAGACTCCAAATTCTAGTACAAATCTCTAAGAACAATGGAACTCACTGACAACCGGAGATTCATTGGAGTCTTCAAGCTAATgtataacaaaaatcttcacCTCAATCGTAACTGCGACATGattatgaaattttatatttagcCAAAGTTTTCAAAATGATACCTTGTTCGGTATACGGCAAAAACCATATCCACGGCGTAAAAACAGAAATATTATTTAATATCACTATGCTTCGATTCGTAATCGTATCTGTCCATGATGCCTTTAGCCGTTCTGAGCTCCTTCAACAGCACCGGGATGTCACTGCGATTGATGTTAATTGTGTGAGTTGTCTGCTGAGGTACTCCATTAACTATTTCATTCCTAATGCCAAACTGGAACTGCACACAATCAACTGTATTTGCTGGAACGCTACTTGTAACACTGTTCAGTTCGTTTACCATGAGACTGGACTGACTCAGTTTGGTTCGAATCTTACTGACGTGTTCGTCGAGCACTTGGCACATAACAGTGGTATGGTCCTTGGGCAATCCCAACTGTTGCAGCTCGGTACCAAATACTGAGCTGTCAGTATTGAAACGAGCGGCACTCACCAGCAAAAACCTAATAC encodes:
- the LOC131683982 gene encoding COMM domain-containing protein 4; amino-acid sequence: MKFRFCGDGDCPDWVLAEIHSNLAVLSIKQLREVVHYVTMCILGEEVPEDNVRSIFGIVKGTMDTPKAAFACIRFLLVSAARFNTDSSVFGTELQQLGLPKDHTTVMCQVLDEHVSKIRTKLSQSSLMVNELNSVTSSVPANTVDCVQFQFGIRNEIVNGVPQQTTHTININRSDIPVLLKELRTAKGIMDRYDYESKHSDIK